A single genomic interval of Celeribacter indicus harbors:
- a CDS encoding DUF4174 domain-containing protein has protein sequence MKNLCSAALAALLLITSSPAVAQEAELVIETADDVVLSEFKWTNRVLVVFADSPLDPNFSEQIALLTARPLPLVARDVVVLTDTDPDTPSEVRRTLRPRGFALVLVDKDGRVMLRKPDAWDVREISRAIDKTPLRQQEIREGL, from the coding sequence ATGAAAAACCTCTGTTCCGCGGCGCTCGCCGCGCTTCTCTTGATCACTTCGTCGCCCGCCGTCGCGCAGGAGGCAGAGCTCGTGATCGAAACCGCCGACGACGTCGTGCTGTCGGAGTTCAAATGGACCAACCGCGTGCTCGTCGTCTTCGCCGACAGTCCGCTCGATCCGAATTTCAGCGAGCAGATCGCGCTGCTGACCGCCCGCCCCCTGCCCCTCGTCGCGCGCGACGTGGTCGTGCTCACCGACACCGATCCCGACACGCCCTCGGAGGTGCGCAGGACGCTGCGCCCGCGCGGCTTCGCCCTCGTGCTTGTGGACAAGGACGGGCGCGTGATGCTGCGCAAGCCCGACGCCTGGGACGTGCGCGAGATCAGCCGCGCCATCGACAAGACACCGCTCAGGCAACAGGAGATCCGCGAGGGATTGTGA
- the scpA gene encoding methylmalonyl-CoA mutase, whose protein sequence is MTDRTKWEELATKELRGKPLESLDWDTLEGIRVKPLYAEDDLAGLSHLGNTPGVAPFTRGVKATMYAGRPWTIRQYAGFSTAEESNAFYRKALAAGQQGVSVAFDLATHRGYDSDHPRVVGDVGKAGVAIDSVEDMKILFDGIPLDQVSVSMTMNGAVIPVLASFIVVGEEQGHDRSVLSGTIQNDILKEFMVRNTYIYPPEPSMRIIADIIEYTSNEMPKFNSISISGYHMQEAGANLVQELAFTLADGREYVRTAIRAGMDVDKFAGRLSFFFAIGMNFFMEAAKLRAARLLWSRVMEEFAPKLDKSKMLRTHCQTSGVSLQEQDPYNNVIRTAYEAMSAALGGTQSLHTNALDEAIALPTEFSARIARNTQLILQEETGITHVVDPLAGSYYVESLTAELAGKAWALMEEIEAMGGMTKAVNSGMPKLRIEETAARRQAQIDRGEEVIVGVNKYRKDKEDPIDILDVDNVAVRNSQIARLDRIKASRDAARVEETLAALEAAAKSGEGNLLALAVEAARARATVGEISMAMEKAFGRHRAEVKTLAGVYGAAYEGDEGFAQIQRDVEAFAEREGRRPRMLVVKMGQDGHDRGAKVIATAFADIGFDVDVGPLFQTPEEAAQDAIDNDVHIVGISSQAAGHKTLAPKLIEALKAQGAGDIIVICGGVIPQQDYEFLYKAGVKAIFGPGTNIPAAARQILDLIGTA, encoded by the coding sequence ATGACGGACAGGACAAAATGGGAAGAGCTCGCGACGAAGGAGCTGCGGGGCAAGCCGCTCGAGAGCCTCGACTGGGACACGCTCGAAGGCATCAGGGTCAAGCCGCTCTACGCCGAGGATGATCTCGCGGGGCTGAGCCATCTCGGCAACACGCCGGGGGTCGCGCCCTTCACGCGGGGGGTGAAGGCGACGATGTATGCCGGCCGTCCCTGGACGATCCGGCAATATGCCGGGTTTTCCACGGCGGAGGAATCGAACGCCTTCTACCGCAAGGCGCTCGCGGCCGGCCAGCAGGGCGTGTCGGTGGCCTTCGACCTGGCCACGCACCGCGGCTATGACAGCGACCATCCGCGCGTGGTGGGCGACGTGGGCAAGGCGGGCGTGGCGATCGACAGCGTCGAGGACATGAAGATCCTGTTCGACGGCATCCCGCTCGACCAGGTGTCGGTGTCGATGACGATGAACGGCGCGGTGATCCCCGTGCTCGCCAGCTTCATCGTGGTGGGCGAGGAGCAGGGGCATGACAGATCCGTGCTCTCCGGCACCATCCAGAACGACATCCTCAAGGAGTTCATGGTCCGCAACACCTATATCTATCCGCCCGAACCCTCGATGCGGATCATCGCGGACATCATCGAATACACCAGCAACGAGATGCCGAAGTTCAACTCGATCTCGATCTCCGGCTATCACATGCAGGAGGCGGGGGCGAACCTCGTGCAGGAGCTGGCCTTTACCCTGGCGGACGGGCGCGAATATGTGCGCACCGCGATCAGGGCGGGCATGGATGTGGACAAGTTCGCGGGGCGGCTGTCCTTCTTCTTCGCGATCGGGATGAATTTCTTCATGGAGGCGGCGAAGCTGCGCGCCGCGCGGCTGTTGTGGAGCCGGGTGATGGAGGAATTCGCGCCGAAGCTCGACAAGTCGAAGATGCTGCGCACCCATTGCCAGACCTCGGGCGTCTCCTTGCAGGAGCAGGACCCCTACAACAACGTCATCCGCACCGCCTATGAGGCGATGTCGGCCGCGCTCGGCGGGACGCAGTCGCTGCACACCAACGCGCTCGACGAGGCCATCGCCCTGCCCACGGAATTCTCCGCCCGGATCGCGCGCAACACCCAGCTCATCCTCCAGGAGGAAACCGGCATCACCCATGTCGTCGATCCGCTCGCGGGCTCCTATTACGTCGAGAGCCTCACCGCCGAGCTCGCCGGGAAGGCCTGGGCGCTGATGGAGGAGATCGAGGCGATGGGCGGCATGACGAAGGCCGTCAACTCCGGCATGCCCAAGCTGCGGATCGAGGAGACGGCGGCGCGGCGCCAGGCGCAGATCGACCGCGGCGAAGAGGTGATCGTCGGCGTCAACAAGTACCGCAAGGACAAGGAAGATCCGATCGACATTCTCGACGTGGACAACGTGGCCGTGCGCAACAGCCAGATCGCCCGCCTCGACAGGATCAAGGCCAGCCGTGATGCCGCCAGGGTCGAAGAAACCCTTGCAGCACTCGAAGCGGCGGCGAAATCGGGCGAGGGCAATCTCCTTGCGCTGGCGGTCGAGGCCGCCCGCGCCCGTGCCACAGTCGGGGAGATTTCGATGGCCATGGAAAAGGCGTTCGGACGGCACCGCGCCGAGGTGAAGACGCTCGCGGGCGTCTACGGGGCGGCCTATGAGGGCGACGAGGGGTTCGCGCAGATCCAGCGGGACGTGGAGGCCTTTGCCGAGCGGGAGGGCCGCCGGCCGCGGATGCTCGTCGTCAAGATGGGGCAGGACGGGCACGACCGCGGCGCGAAGGTGATCGCGACCGCCTTTGCCGACATCGGTTTCGACGTCGATGTGGGGCCGCTGTTCCAGACGCCGGAGGAGGCCGCGCAGGACGCGATCGACAACGACGTGCATATCGTCGGCATTTCCTCCCAGGCGGCGGGGCACAAGACGCTTGCGCCGAAACTCATCGAGGCGCTGAAGGCGCAGGGGGCCGGGGACATCATCGTGATCTGCGGCGGGGTGATCCCGCAGCAGGATTACGAATTCCTCTACAAGGCCGGGGTGAAGGCGATCTTCGGGCCGGGCACGAACATCCCGGCGGCGGCGCGGCAGATCCTCGATCTCATCGGGACGGCGTGA
- a CDS encoding DUF6492 family protein, whose translation MAGTDPQGAAAAQGAVALDFVTVIFRPEAQMLRLQARSMARFLDPASVNSILVVLNDEDEAACRAAIEPLRPDWGPLAEKVRIVPGSSLLRRRPQGVPAALERAWVAGPRCAWRHWRDRGLGRPRAVYGWARNNGWLMQQAFKLLAVEEASGSHVVILDAKNFFIRPTDASEFVDPEGRPRVEVSDPSPKMHLWAHASAAKLGQTLPEGIPIPPALTPVVHRREEMARAVELIAGKLGCLECFFARRSENATEFMLLFVAMGGGRPGWSDRFAPRDTPPVLRVEGGTTLGGAIETAQSGDFALMSLHRRNFFTLTPEERAGFADWLCALGLLSRPEEMEDLLAA comes from the coding sequence ATGGCCGGAACGGACCCGCAGGGCGCCGCCGCTGCGCAAGGCGCCGTCGCGCTCGATTTCGTGACGGTCATCTTCCGGCCGGAGGCGCAGATGCTGCGGCTCCAGGCGCGCTCCATGGCGCGGTTTCTCGATCCGGCCTCGGTCAACTCGATCCTCGTCGTCCTCAACGACGAGGACGAGGCGGCCTGCCGGGCGGCGATCGAGCCGCTGCGCCCGGACTGGGGGCCACTTGCGGAGAAGGTGCGGATCGTTCCGGGCTCCTCCCTGCTGCGGCGGAGGCCGCAGGGGGTGCCTGCCGCGCTCGAGCGGGCCTGGGTCGCGGGGCCGCGCTGTGCCTGGCGGCACTGGCGCGACCGGGGTCTGGGGCGGCCGCGCGCGGTGTACGGCTGGGCGCGCAACAATGGCTGGCTCATGCAGCAGGCGTTCAAGCTTCTGGCCGTGGAAGAGGCGAGCGGCAGCCATGTCGTCATCCTCGATGCGAAGAATTTCTTCATCCGGCCGACCGATGCCTCGGAGTTCGTGGACCCGGAGGGGCGGCCGCGCGTCGAGGTTTCCGATCCCTCGCCGAAGATGCACCTCTGGGCCCATGCCTCCGCCGCGAAGCTCGGGCAGACATTGCCGGAGGGCATTCCCATTCCGCCGGCCCTGACGCCGGTCGTGCACCGGCGGGAGGAGATGGCGCGGGCGGTGGAGTTGATCGCGGGAAAGCTCGGCTGTCTCGAATGCTTCTTCGCCCGGCGCAGCGAGAATGCCACGGAATTCATGCTGCTGTTCGTGGCGATGGGGGGCGGCCGGCCCGGCTGGAGCGACCGCTTCGCGCCGCGTGACACGCCGCCGGTGCTGCGCGTGGAGGGCGGCACCACGCTCGGCGGGGCGATCGAGACGGCGCAATCGGGCGATTTCGCCCTCATGTCGCTGCACCGGAGGAATTTCTTCACGCTGACGCCGGAGGAGAGGGCGGGTTTTGCCGACTGGCTCTGCGCGCTCGGACTGCTGTCGCGCCCGGAAGAGATGGAGGACCTGCTTGCTGCGTGA